In Clostridium sp. JN-1, one genomic interval encodes:
- a CDS encoding S8 family serine peptidase, whose amino-acid sequence MKKKILVIMITIVILFAIGGGIFVKNAMEEGDPKNWGINPSKISDIVTNRVLQKCNSDLEIIYGFQDKDMSKKDLSQVSLDVISNISFDKYTKWPEKSKLPQGYDPNKWFDMGKDPGLNLSKIHEKGITGKGISVAVIDKPIRSTHDEFKGKMNYYKVGDHQTSPHFHGLACASILAGKTCGVANDAKLYYFATPDSKDRQKYYMEAIDKIIDVNKSLPKNEKIKIVSISDGIRKNDKNYSKWQQTIKRANSSGLTVVYSNLLGKKKFVWGGCDPSKDRNNPLNYKLSKYLNEKKIDKSNIIVPGDFRTTAGNSSDNAYVYRGEGGFSWAIPYVTGLAALAWQVNPNLTFDQILDKLIETKTTTSEGRYIINPEKFINSISK is encoded by the coding sequence AATTGGAGGAGGCATTTTTGTAAAGAATGCTATGGAAGAAGGTGACCCTAAGAATTGGGGAATAAATCCTTCAAAAATTTCAGATATAGTAACAAACAGGGTTTTGCAAAAATGCAACTCAGATCTTGAGATAATATATGGATTTCAAGATAAAGATATGTCTAAAAAGGATTTGTCACAGGTCTCTTTAGATGTTATTTCAAATATAAGTTTTGATAAGTACACAAAGTGGCCTGAGAAAAGCAAACTTCCACAAGGATATGATCCAAATAAGTGGTTTGATATGGGTAAAGATCCAGGACTTAATTTGAGTAAAATTCATGAAAAGGGCATTACAGGAAAAGGAATTAGTGTTGCAGTTATAGATAAGCCAATAAGATCTACTCATGATGAATTTAAAGGTAAGATGAATTACTATAAAGTAGGTGATCATCAAACAAGCCCTCATTTTCATGGATTAGCGTGTGCTTCTATTTTAGCAGGAAAAACTTGTGGAGTAGCAAATGATGCAAAATTATATTATTTTGCAACTCCAGATTCAAAAGATAGGCAGAAGTATTATATGGAAGCCATAGATAAAATTATTGATGTTAATAAGTCACTTCCTAAGAATGAAAAAATAAAAATTGTATCTATATCAGACGGTATAAGAAAGAATGATAAAAACTATAGTAAATGGCAGCAAACTATAAAGAGAGCAAATTCCAGCGGCCTTACAGTAGTATATTCTAATTTACTTGGAAAAAAAAAGTTCGTATGGGGAGGATGTGATCCTTCAAAGGATAGAAATAATCCATTAAATTATAAACTTAGTAAATACTTAAATGAAAAAAAGATAGATAAATCCAACATAATTGTTCCAGGAGATTTTAGAACTACTGCTGGTAATAGTTCTGATAATGCCTATGTTTACCGGGGTGAAGGAGGATTTAGCTGGGCTATTCCATACGTTACAGGACTTGCAGCTCTAGCATGGCAGGTAAATCCAAATTTAACCTTTGATCAAATATTAGATAAGCTTATAGAAACAAAGACCACTACATCAGAAGGTAGATATATAATTAATCCAGAGAAATTTATAAATTCTATATCTAAATAA